The Anaerolineales bacterium genomic interval AACCATGCTCCATAGGATAGCCCGATTCTGTGGCAGGATGGTGTCAGGATTCCGACCCCAGACGGAGAGCTGAATGCCGACCGAGCTGGGTGTAGAGCGGACAATTGCGGCCTGCCCGGCGTTTGTCTCCCGCGGCAAAGCTGCCGGGGTCGGCCGAAGGCAAAGGGGGGATGACTGTGCCGAGCCCTTGTGCAACGGTGTCCGCAGGCCTGGAGGTTCCCAACGAGCGTGGACTGTCGCCCGGGCCATGCTGCGCAAGCCAGGCACTGAGGAAGTGGCGCCCCGGACGGGGCTAGGCTCGTGCATGGCCCCTCTCAGGTGCTGATGGATCGGTTGAGAGGGGCCCGGATTCTCGCAGGCCTGCGCGATCAGCCCAGCAAGGCGATCGGTGAAGGCGCTTCGCCCATGAATGCTGCCGGCCGAACTGTTCTCGCTGCCGACGCGTTCTCCGCATGTCAGCCTCCCCGGCTGGCATAGGCCCCAGGGCGCCACCCGGCTCCCATCCTTCTCTGGGGCCTGGTCGAACTGGCGGCCACCATGCAAGGGCAGCCGAGCGGCCAGTCGGCATGGCCAACGGCCGAGAGGCGCGGCCATCGCCCTTCCCTCGACATCCAAGCCACGTAGGCTATGGGTCGCAGCCCTGGCTCAGCCCATCTTCCCCTCGTCGTCGGCCTTGTGCCTCCGCGTTCTCGCCTTCAGGCGCCATCCCGACCGCTCTCTCGATCCGATCTTGCTTCCAACGGAAAGCGGCCTATGATCAAGACGGGAGCGAGTCTGACCGAAGGCCTGGTGGAGTTCGCCCATGTATCTGACAAGCCTTGCCGCAGATTCCCGTTGGTCATTGTCCGCCTCTAGTCGCTCGTATCTCCTTGGCGCTTCACTCTCCGTGTCTAGTCACATGCAGTGGGGGTAGATCGTTCAAGGCAACGGAAGTTGGGTGCAGAGAGGCCCGGTGCAGATCCTGGCGGATGCCGAACTGACGGAACGCGCTCAGAACGGAGATGCGGACGCCTTCGCCAACCTCTCTAGACGCCCGCATCAGCCTCCGCTGACCCGCATTGGCTGCAGGATTGAAGACCGGCAGCCGGGAGAAGAAGTCGGTAACGAGGCCTGAGGCTTCCATCTGAAGCCCATCGACGGCGACGCGACGTGTGCGCCCGGAAGGAGGTCCATCGTGAGCCGTCCATCTCCGACGAATCTCAGCTTTGCGTTGTTCACGTGCCTCGTGGTGACCCTAGCGGCATGTGCTCCGGCCGCGACGGGGCCTCGAGTGTGGATCGACGTGCCGACAACCGGGGCGCGGATTGATCCCGGCCAGGAGTTGCGCATCCGCTCGCACGCCTATGCCCCCGGGGGCGTCGCCGAAGTTCTGCTCAGTGTCAACGGCGAACCCTACAGCCGCGAGCCTGTTGCCGCGGTCGGCGAGGCCTTCAGCCATGCTGCGCAGACCTGGACTGCGGACCAGCCGGGGGAGTATTCCCTCCGAGTGGTCGCGTATGACGTTGCCGGCGCCGCCAGCGCCCCCGCCGTGGTTTGGGTCACGGTGGGGTCGCCGTTGGCGCCCGCTCTGCTTGCGCCGTCGACACCGAGCCAACCGATCGTGACAGAGGGGCCGACGGCCGCACCGGCCACACCGACGAGCACACCATCGCCGCCCGTCACCGCCAAGTTGTGGGTGGACCAGGCGGAGTTGACGGCCGGCGAGTGCACCACCCTGCACTGGGATACCGCCTTCGCCACGCAGGTGTTCCTCGGGACGACGGCCGTGGATGCAATGGGGGCGATGCAGATCTGCCCGCAGGACTCCACGGCGTACCGACTGAGGGCGTCAGGTCCCTCGGGCGAGATCGAGCGGACCGTCGGCCTCGCGGTCACAGCTCCTCAGGACACAGAGGGACCGTCGCTGAGTGGCTTGTCCAACTCGCCGGCTTCGATCTGGGACGGTTCGGGCTGCGGCGCTACAACGGCGACAGTCACTGTGACGGCCACGGACGCCTCCGGCGTTGCGAAGGTCGAGCTGCACTACCGCGTCGTGAAGGGTTCAGAGCAAGGGGAGTGGCGCGTCCGATCGATGTCCCCGGCCGGAGGCAACACTTACTCGGCCACCCTTGGACCGGCAGAGCTCGGTGCAAGCTTGGCGCTCTACGGCGGCGGCACGGTCGAATACCGGGTGCGCGCGAGCGATAGCCAGGGGAATTCGGCGCAATCTGGCAAGTCAACCTTCTCTGCA includes:
- a CDS encoding Ig-like domain-containing protein, with amino-acid sequence MSRPSPTNLSFALFTCLVVTLAACAPAATGPRVWIDVPTTGARIDPGQELRIRSHAYAPGGVAEVLLSVNGEPYSREPVAAVGEAFSHAAQTWTADQPGEYSLRVVAYDVAGAASAPAVVWVTVGSPLAPALLAPSTPSQPIVTEGPTAAPATPTSTPSPPVTAKLWVDQAELTAGECTTLHWDTAFATQVFLGTTAVDAMGAMQICPQDSTAYRLRASGPSGEIERTVGLAVTAPQDTEGPSLSGLSNSPASIWDGSGCGATTATVTVTATDASGVAKVELHYRVVKGSEQGEWRVRSMSPAGGNTYSATLGPAELGASLALYGGGTVEYRVRASDSQGNSAQSGKSTFSAQVCFG